A genomic stretch from Coffea arabica cultivar ET-39 chromosome 10c, Coffea Arabica ET-39 HiFi, whole genome shotgun sequence includes:
- the LOC140015855 gene encoding uncharacterized protein encodes MAYRTSIRTSTGTTPYSLMYGMEAVLPAEVEIPSLHILMETKLEEVDWLKQYHEQLSLIDGKRLNAICHGRYYQKRMARAYNKKVHLRTFEEGDKVLKRILPVQDEAKGKFAPNWQGPFIVEKKIACIDESNHTSHWNRCREEFSSEQRRIENTASKFD; translated from the exons ATGGCATACCGGACTTCTATTCGAACTTCAACTGGGACAACCCCCTACTCGcttatgtatggaatggaagctgtgCTACCTGCCGAGGTCGAAATCCCTTCGTTGCATATTCTAATGGAAACCAAGTTGGAAGAggttgattggttaaagcaaTATCATGAGCAACTGTCGTTGATTGATGGAAAACGGCTTAATGCTATTTGTCATGGCCGATATTATCAAAAACGCATGGCCCGGGCCTACAACAAGAAAGTCCATTTGCGTACATTTGAGGAAGGCGACAAAGTGCTAAAACGAATTTTACCAGTGCAGGATGAGgccaaaggcaaatttgctccaaattggcaagggccattCATTGTTGAAAAG aaaattgcatGCATAGATGAAAGCAATCACACCTCacactggaatcggtgtcggGAAGAGTTCTCCAGTGAACAAAGGCGGATCGAAAATACTGCAAGCAAATTTGATTAA